TAACATCTACTTCCCTAACGGCAAAGCTTCTCAGGAACGCCTGGGATATAAAATGGCTTTTTATGATGCTTTTCTGGACTATGCAAATGCCCTTAAATCCGAAGGTAAAAAGCTTGTAATCTGTGGGGACGTGAATACAGCCCACAAAGAAATTGACCTTGCCCGCCCGAAACAAAACGAAATGATTTCAGGATTTCTCCCCGAAGAGCGGGCATGGATGGATAAATTCCTTGCAGCCGGATACCTTGATAGCTTCCGCATGTTCAACCCTGAAGGCGGTAACTATTCCTGGTGGTCAATGAGAACCGGCGCACGCAGCAGAAACGTCGGCTGGCGCCTGGATTATGTTTTTGTCAGCGAAAATCTCAGAGAAAACGTGAAATCTGCCTCTATTTACCCTGAAATTATGGGTTCGGACCACTGTCCTGTAGGGCTGGAACTGGAGTTTTAAGTTAAATCTATTTTAATCTTTATTTTTAAGGGTTTATCATTTTTTACTCGGGTTGCAGAACTTATGCCTGATTAAAATTTGTGCTTGATTAAAACTTATACTTTATCTGGACTGGTGTTTTTTTAGGATTTATGCCTGACTTATAAATCCTGATTGAGCATCCTTTTTAATTCCGCAATATTTCCCAGGATTTTTCCTTCGAGTTCCTCTATTTTTTCAATGATAATCTCGGGCTTTTCGTACCTGATTTCTTCATACTCGATTTCTTTGTACCTGGAAATCGAAAGATCGTAATTATTAGCTTTAATTTCTTCGGCTGGCACGTAAAAGCATTTTCCTTTTCTATCGGTCGGGTTTTCTTCTCTACGGTTTCTGAATCTTTCGATGATATCCGGGATATCTCCTTTTCTGTCAAGTGGAGTTCGTTTATCATCCAGGGAATAGCCGTCGGCTTCCATATCATAGAACCAGACTTTTTCCGTATTCCCGCCGTTTGTAAAGATGAGCACTGCAGTTGAGACTCCTGCATACGGCTTGAATACGCCCGAAGGCATGGAAACTATTCCTTCGAGCTGACATTTTTCGAGCAGGAGCTTTCGGAGGTCCCTGTGAGCATTCGAGCTTCCAAAGAGCACGCCGTCGGGAACGATTACGCCGCACTTACCTCCGATTTCGAGCATCCTGTACATTTTTTCTACGAAAAGGAGTTCGGTTTTTGTTGTGCCAAGTGTCAGCCTGTCATTGATGTCGTTTTTATCAATGCTCCCCTTGAAGGGCGGGTTTGCAAGAATGACTGTAAATGCTTCTTCTCCGCTGTACTGGTTTGAGAGCGTGTCGGTAGATTCGATATGAGGGGCTTTAATTCCGTGCAAAACCATGTTCATGAGCGCAATCCGGACCATAGTAGAGTCAAAATCAAAGCCGTAGAATGTGTCCTGGTGCAGCTTATCCCATGCGTTCTGCTCGGTTATATGGTCTCCGATAAGGCCGTGCCAGTCCCCTTCCTCGTCTTCTGTCACCATATCGGGACTTGTGTACTTTTTGAGGATATACCTGTAAGCAGTAAACAGGAAACCGGCAGTCCCGCACGCAGGGTCGCAGATCCTGTCATTGACATCAGGGTCTACAAGCTCGACTATCATCCTGATTATGTGCCTTGGAGTCCTGAACTGCCCGTTCTTGCCTGCGGTTGCGAGCTGGCTTAAGAGATATTCGTAAATGTCTCCCTGCACATCAGAAGTCTGTCCCGAAATGTCGAGCTCGTCAATGATTCCTACGGCCTCCTGTACAAGAGAAGGTTTCGGGATAATGAACACGGCATCTTTCATATGCTGGGAAAAAAGCGTCTTCTCCCCATCATGAATATTCTTGATAAACGGAAACACGACATCTCTGACATGCTTAAGCATCTCCTCAGCAGATTTGTGTTTCCATTCCGACCACCTGCACTCCTCGTGCCCTTCAAAAATAGAAATATAAGCCTTTCCGGTAGCATTCGCCCGCCTCTGCTCCAGCACGTCCATATCCTCAAGCCTTTTCATGAAAATGAGGTACGACATCTGCTCAATGGACTGCAAAGGGTTGGACAGCCCGCCGCTCCAGAACCTATCCCAGAGGGCATCTATTTTTGACTTTTTTTCGGGTGGGAGTCTCATGTGATCACTTGTTTTTTACTTGTTTTTTGGTTCGTTTTTAACCTGTTTTTTTAACTTGTTTTGAGCGTTAGTTTCGGGTGTTGTGTTTTAAATGTTGTGCTTTGATATAAAAGAAGAGCCTGAGGTTATTCTGTCTACCTGAAAGCAAGATCTAAACCTAAAAATTAGGTTTTTTCATTCAGTTTTCTTTTCATTGAGTCTTCTATTGTGCAGAACTAAGTGTCTGTCTGGAAATAGCTGCTTGTTGCTGGGAAATCGTGAAGCAGTTGAGAATTTCATGCATGTCGAGTGTTTCTTACCTGAGATATTATGAAGTTTACCGTTTTTGCAGGAACTTCTGGAAGATACATTTAATTCTAATACTCTGAGCTCCAAATTACCTTTATGTCCAGGCGGCTCGTAGATTTAACAGTCAGGGAATTGATGAATGCATCCACTCTTTTTGAAAAGGAGAAATATGAAAAGGCACTTGAGAAGCTTAATAAAGCTGAAAAACTGGCGGAAAAGGCAAAAAGTTCGGACCTTATGTGCCGTGTTCTGCTCCACAAAGGAGAGGTTATGGATTCCATGGATTATCCAGAAGAAGCTCTGGAGCTGTATGAAAAAGCTCTGGATATTTCATCACGCCTTTTTTTAAATGAACCCCAGGATTCCTCCTATCAGAAATGTCTTTATAATTCCATTGGTCTCATTGGAACTAATCTTGAAGATAGAGATAGTTTTTCGGCAGCAGAGAAGTCTTATGGACGTACAAATAAATTATTTGATGGGATAACTGATGAATATAATAAACTGATTGCGGAGCAGCCTGAAAACTCTGAGTATTTGTTGAATTATTTAAAAACCCTGAAAAATATTGGTGCTTATTTTTTAATTATCGGTCAACCTGAAAAGCAAATCCCGCTTACCAACAGTACCCTGGAAACTTTCAGAAAAATATTAATTCTCCAGCCCGAAAATCCGAATATTTTAGAGCAGCTGGATTTATTTGTGAGGAAACTTGGAGAAGAATTTCTGGAAAATGAGCTTTTTGAAGATGCGAAAAAACTCTATGACCAGTTACAGGAGATTTACAGGAGTCTTCTTGAAAAATACCCAGATAACGAGATTGTAATTCATTATTTTATTTTCTCATATGGGTATTTAGGAGACCTCCAGTCGATACAGGGATACCCTGAAAAAATGGAAGAAACTTACCTGCAGGCTCTTTCAATAGTAGAAGATAACTTACGCAAAAACCCTGAGGACGCTGCATTTCTTGTTAACAGAGGTAAAATTTACGAGGAAATCGGGCTCAATTATTCGGAATCCGGAGACCCCGAAAAAGCAAATTCGTTCTATGAAAAAGCGCTCGCAAACTTTGAAGGTATGACAGGAAAGTACCCGGATGACCAGGATTATCAGTTTAAACTTACAGAAACTTTCGGCAACCTTGGGAAACTTTTTGCAAAAATAAAGCGCATCGAGAAAGCAAAACAATGCTATATGTATAAGATTAAAATTTATGAGTCCCTCTTCGAAAATGGTCCCGAGGATGAAGACCTCAAAATGGAGATTATCGATACCTTCACGCAGATAGGGAACCTCTATGCTGAAGCAGGAGATAGGGATCAAGCAAAAGAATACTATGAAAAGGCGATTGAAGGATATGAAATGCTGCTTTCCGAAAACCCGGAGTCAACTGATTTTGAGATTGGCATTTCGGACGTCCTCACGGCTCTTGGGGACATGTATGCAAAAGTGGAGCATGAAGATGTGGAATCCGAAGACGAAACCGAAGATGCAGAATTTGAAATTGCCAGGGAATACTACGAAAAAGCCCTCAAACTAAACGAAAAAGAATTTGGACGATATCCTGACGATTCAACATGCCAGGATGAGCTTGTCAGGACACTGGGCAAAATTGGAGATTCATTTGCAGCTCAGGAAAGGTACATTGATGCAGTTCCATATTACCGGCGCATTATCGAGATCAAGGAACAGGCGGTAAGAGATAATCCCGTCGAATGGATCTATATAATGACTCTTACTAATTCTCTGTATCAGTTAGGGTATTTATATGGACAAATAGGGGAAATAGAACTGGAGAAGCAACAATATTCAAAGGCGGAGGAACTTTTCTCAAGATTATTACACGATGAAAAAATCTCCCTTCCGGTAAAGCAAATCCTGGCTTTTGATGTGCAGGGCCGTGGAATAGACCTTCTTAATTCCAGGAAATACGACAGCGCGAAAGGAGCCCTTGACCTTGCCCTTGAATTCTTTGAAAACGAGTATGAAAAAAACCCGAAAGAGCCGGAAAACTATCCTTTCATATGTGAAGCACTTCACCAGAGTGGAAGGCTGCAACAATCCCTGGAGAACTTTGAGGAAGCGGCTAAAATCTTTGATTCACTGCTCCCAGCAGTGGAAAAATTGCTCGAATCAAATCCCGAAAATCCCGAAAATGCCGAATACCGGGAAAAAGCAGGAATCAATTATACCGATGCCGGGGAAGTGTATTATCTTATCGAGGAGTATGAAAAATCTAAGCAGTCCTTTAAAAGAGCCCTGGACATAAATGAAGTCCTCCTTGATGAAGAACCGGATAACCCCATATATAAGATAAACCAGGCGGAAACATTCGGGAAATACGCAAAGTTACTCTCAAAACTTGGAAGGAATGAGGAAGCAGACGATTACAGTACAAAATCCAAGGAAATATACAGGAAACTGGCTGAAGAGGACTGTGGCGAAAAGGATACTGATGAATAAAAAATGAAATTTAAAAACCATGTAGACCTGTGATGTTATGCACAAAACCTTCAGAGAATTTAACGGCAAAACCTATATGCTCGATGAACTGAGCTATTTCGGGCTTGAAAAATCCGATGCCGAGAAAAGAAAAGCCATGATTAAAAAGAGCGGGCTCGGAGTTAGATGCATAAAGAAAGCAAATGGCAAATACGTAGTATACCGCGAATATACCGGCGATATAAATGAAGAAGACGGCTCTTCGCTGTTTAGAATTGGTTGAAAAATAGTTACTCAGTTATGGGTTCCTATGCTTAACTTTTTCATATTAATCTCTAATGCACTCATAGTAAAATATTTTTTCAAAATGGTAAATTCCTAAATATTTCGTTCTTCAATTTTTGTATTGATTTTTCGGAAGGAAAGTCAGGGATTCTTTTCTCGTAAAAACTAACAGATTCATTTATCAGGTTTCTATGGTCTGAAATATATTTTGGGAACCTTGAATCCAGGGTAAATGTGTAAGCCCAGTCTTCTTCCGACCTTATAGACCTTCCAATACTCTGGCATACTGAAATAGCAGTTCTGTATTTATAAAAAATATTGTTTCTGAAGAGACTTCTGGTTTGTGCAGATGTAAGCATTTTTAAAATACCTGGCAATTGCAATAGACAGCGCAGTTTTTCCCGAACCTGTCGGAGCCTGAATTATAAAATTGATTTTTCCCCTGTCAGGGCCTTCCTGAATTTTATCTAAAACGTATCCCTGATGTCCCCTTAACTCTCCATGCGGGAAAAAGTCTTTGATGACTATATATATTCCAGTTTAAATTTATACCTGCTGTACTTATTTATATAGTAAATATGAAACGATATATATACATATGGATAAGAGGCTGCCAGAATCACCTACCTCACAGGACATCACTGCGCTGAAGTTATCTTCAGGTAATTCGGGTAATTAGAGTAAATCGAGAATTTGTTTTTCCATTTTCACTTAATTCTAAATAATCCTAGTTCCAATTTATCTACATGTCCAGACAGGCTGAGGATTTAATGGTTAGGACTTTAAGTGATGCATCTTCTCTATTTGGAAAGGAGAGGTACAAAAAAGCCCTTGAAAAACTTGATAAAGCCGAAAAACTGGCGGAAAAAACAAAGAGGACGGACATCCTGTGCCGTGTTCTACTGCAAAAGGGAGCGGTAATGAATTCCATGGGTAAGCCGGACGAGGGCCAGGACCTGTACGATAAAGCCCTGGATATTTACAGGACTTCCAATTTAAATGAGCAGGAGAGTTCGGTTCTTAAACATACCCTTTCGAATACCTTTAGTGAGCTTGCAAAACACTTTAAAATGGTAGACAGTATCGAGAATGCAGAAAAGTGTTACTTGAACGAAATAAAGGTCTATGAGATCCTTCTGGAGAAGGACCCCGAAGATGAGGATTCAAACCTGGAAATTGCCAGAGTTTTCAAAGCTATTGGAGATCTATATGAGTATTTTAAGCCAGAAAAGATGGATCCCGAAACTGAAAGGCAGTATTACGAAAAAATTCTGGACATAAGGGAGAAAGCATTTGAGCTGCTTCCTGATAGTGAGACCTATATATATGACCTGGCCCATGCCCTTGGAAAACTTGTTGATTACTATATAATTCGACAGGACTATAAATCCGCGATTCAATTTCAAGAGCGTGTTGTTGAGGTCATGGAGGAACTTATTGATCTTCTGGCAAACTGGAAGGACCTGAAAGCCAAGAGCAATGCCTATGATAAACTGGGTTCCCTTTATGCGGAAATTGGAGAAGAGGAGCTCGCACAGGAGCAGTATTCAAAAGCCCTTGAATATTATGGGATGATTTTTGATGACGAACTCTGGCCCTTTTCTGTTAAGGCGACGCTGGCCTCCGAACTCATGGAACGCGGAAAGACCCTCCTCCTTTTAAAGAAATACGAGAGTGCGAAAGAATCTATGGACATGGCCCTCGATTTCCTTGAAGGAGTAGATAACGAAGAACCGGAAGACAGCACAGAAGAATCCCTGGACCTGGCCTCTGTTATTCTTGGAGAAGGATATGAGGAAGAGTCGGAAGACTCCGGCTATCTGGCAGAGTTGGCTGAAATCTTCAGGGAGTATGCAAAAACTCTCTCTGACCTGAACCGGAATGAAGAGGCAGAGGAGTTTACTGCAAAATCGGAAAAAATATTGAGGAAACTGGCTTAAGAGGGTAATGGAGATTCATAAACTTCTTCCAACACCCCCTTCAAATCTTCAGAAAAACCGGATTTCATGGGTTTAAAGGTAAGGAAATATCCTTCTACTCCAAAAAAGGTTTTTAAATTCACCTGGGATCGAAAACCTCCGCCAGCTTGTCTGGCGGCCCTGTCCATAATGAAAAAGAAGTTGAAAGAAGAATATGTAAAAAGACGAAAAACAGTAAAAAAGAAGATTTAAAAAGCAAAGATGAGCGATAAAACCTTAATGAGTTATTATTTGCCTATTACTTCTCTTTTTATCTTTATTTCTTCTTTTTTATCATTTTGGGAAAGGCCGCTCTCCTTCGTCGAGCGTGACAAGAACGGTTCGATAAAGCTAATACGGTTTTAAGGGTCAGAGTTCAAGATTCAATTTCTTACAATTCATGCTTATGAAACCAGTTTCCCGGTGAAGGCTTTCTGCATGAGGGCATCGAAGAGGCTATTTATTTCAAGTGAGGATTGCTGTTGGTTAGATCTTGTTCTATCCAATTGTTCTACTATTGTGGTAAATCGTTGTTGCTGTTTAATAGGTGGTAAAATAACATCGATGTCTTTAATCTGACTGAACTCTAAGTTGTCGGCCGTAACCGATCTGACGCGATTTAGCAGATCTCTCTGGTAAATCTTGAAATAGTAAAGCATAAAGAAAGAATTTGTGAGTTTATCGTCGAAAACAAAACCTTTCATATCTTGGTTCATTGTAACTTTACAATTATTTATTGCTATAGGAAGTGTATGTTTTAGGATTCCACTGCGGATAACCATAAGTAAAGAATATGGAGGTATTAATTTTGTCGAACTCTCTTCAATTGCTTTTTCTGAAATATGATCTATGCTGTCTTGGATAAAATCCTGCTTCATATCTTTAGGAGTGACCCAAGGAATATCGCCCTCGTAGTATTCTGGCTTGGATTTAGAAGGAGTTCCGCCTCCATATATTTTCACACATAATTTTTCAAGTTTTTCAGTGTTCCAACCCATTGGATTTGTAACTGGATCTCCAAAAATCTCCAAAAACACACTCTGAAGAAGCTTCTGAGTCAACTCATCCGCCTGTGCCCGAAGTTTTCTCGTTTCTTCGGCTTTTTCGAGGATGGAGACTATTTTTTGCTGAGTTTTGAGGGGAGGTAAAATTATTTCAATTTTTTTGAGTGCATTAATTGGTATAAATTTCTGGTTTCCACCGTCTGCTCTTTTAAGCAAAGAGTTATGTACTTGTTCACATTTCAGGTAATATCTAATATATTTATTGAAGACAATGTCTTCCTTTAATTTGAATAAAGCTACATTTTTTATGCTAAATTCAAAGTCTACATTAACAATGGTTGGTTTTCCGATTGTTCCTATTTTTGAGTATAATATGTCTCCTTTTTCCGGTTTGGATCTTCTTATTATTTGTTGATGTTGTTCTGTTGTTATATAAGTTACATTTTCAAAAGAAATCCCATCTTCAGTGAGATCTTTAGAAGTGACTAAAGGAACACCTATTTCCTTATCTACAAGTGGTGTTTTATCATGTGTTCCATCGGTGACAAGATTACAAATATATTCAAGATTTGTAATCTTCCATCCTTCAGGCAGTTTGTTTTCCATTTTTCAACCCTTCACATAAACAGATCTTTTTCAACGCCTTTGCAGATGTCGATAAAAGAATTTAACTCTTCCTGACTGAACATCGGGAAGGGAGCAGTTGTGCCGAAGTTGGTGAAGGGGGGCTGCCAGAGGGTGGAGTATTCGATGTGCTTCTTTTTCAGGAAGACGGTCTGGAGGGTCAGGATGAAGTTGAGCTGGTCTGAGGAATAGTGTTTATTGTTTCCGATTATGTAGGTCTGGAAGGCGTCTTTGATCAGGGCGTCGGGGGCGGGGGAGGAGTAGAGGCCCAGCACCTGGCGAATGAAGTCCGTAAGCGAAGCCTGCTGGCTGGGGTAGAGGTCGAAAAGGCTGGCTAGGCTGGAAAGTTTCGGGTTGTCAGGGGCGAGGGCTGCGTTCAGGAGGGTTTCCTCAAGCTGTTCGAGGTCGTAATCGGTGAGAGGTTCGTTATTTTTGATTTTCCGGACAGCGGGGTGGGTTTCGGCAAGGGCTTTAATGCGGGCTTCGACTTCGCGGCGGTAGGCTTCCACATAGGAGGGGTCATTTCCGTCTGAGATCTCCCACTTTTTTCTTTCGGCAATGATGTCGCTCATGTCGATTACTATCGTTTCGCGGGGCTCTTTTGCCATGTAGGGCATAAGGGGAGCGAGGTCGGAGAGGAGGAGCTGCACGTCTTCAAAGCTTACGGTTTCCCAGAAGGAGCGGGAAAGCACGTTGTCCATCAGGGCTTCTCTTGCACGGACCGAATCAAGGGTGCGGGGGAGGCGGTCCACCATTTCGGCAATTGAGGTTTTCAGGCGGTCGATTTCTGCCTTATCGTTTTCCAGAAGCGCGTAAGCCAGTTTTTCGCAGCGCAGGGTGAAGGTCGCTTCCTTGAGGTTCACGTCCGGCTTGAACTTCATCAGGG
This window of the Methanosarcina mazei S-6 genome carries:
- a CDS encoding helicase C-terminal domain-containing protein; translated protein: MLTSAQTRSLFRNNIFYKYRTAISVCQSIGRSIRSEEDWAYTFTLDSRFPKYISDHRNLINESVSFYEKRIPDFPSEKSIQKLKNEIFRNLPF
- a CDS encoding tetratricopeptide repeat protein gives rise to the protein MVRTLSDASSLFGKERYKKALEKLDKAEKLAEKTKRTDILCRVLLQKGAVMNSMGKPDEGQDLYDKALDIYRTSNLNEQESSVLKHTLSNTFSELAKHFKMVDSIENAEKCYLNEIKVYEILLEKDPEDEDSNLEIARVFKAIGDLYEYFKPEKMDPETERQYYEKILDIREKAFELLPDSETYIYDLAHALGKLVDYYIIRQDYKSAIQFQERVVEVMEELIDLLANWKDLKAKSNAYDKLGSLYAEIGEEELAQEQYSKALEYYGMIFDDELWPFSVKATLASELMERGKTLLLLKKYESAKESMDMALDFLEGVDNEEPEDSTEESLDLASVILGEGYEEESEDSGYLAELAEIFREYAKTLSDLNRNEEAEEFTAKSEKILRKLA
- a CDS encoding type I restriction-modification system subunit M — its product is MRLPPEKKSKIDALWDRFWSGGLSNPLQSIEQMSYLIFMKRLEDMDVLEQRRANATGKAYISIFEGHEECRWSEWKHKSAEEMLKHVRDVVFPFIKNIHDGEKTLFSQHMKDAVFIIPKPSLVQEAVGIIDELDISGQTSDVQGDIYEYLLSQLATAGKNGQFRTPRHIIRMIVELVDPDVNDRICDPACGTAGFLFTAYRYILKKYTSPDMVTEDEEGDWHGLIGDHITEQNAWDKLHQDTFYGFDFDSTMVRIALMNMVLHGIKAPHIESTDTLSNQYSGEEAFTVILANPPFKGSIDKNDINDRLTLGTTKTELLFVEKMYRMLEIGGKCGVIVPDGVLFGSSNAHRDLRKLLLEKCQLEGIVSMPSGVFKPYAGVSTAVLIFTNGGNTEKVWFYDMEADGYSLDDKRTPLDRKGDIPDIIERFRNRREENPTDRKGKCFYVPAEEIKANNYDLSISRYKEIEYEEIRYEKPEIIIEKIEELEGKILGNIAELKRMLNQDL
- a CDS encoding DEAD/DEAH box helicase family protein, whose protein sequence is MYIVIKDFFPHGELRGHQGYVLDKIQEGPDRGKINFIIQAPTGSGKTALSIAIARYFKNAYICTNQKSLQKQYFL
- a CDS encoding restriction endonuclease subunit S, yielding MENKLPEGWKITNLEYICNLVTDGTHDKTPLVDKEIGVPLVTSKDLTEDGISFENVTYITTEQHQQIIRRSKPEKGDILYSKIGTIGKPTIVNVDFEFSIKNVALFKLKEDIVFNKYIRYYLKCEQVHNSLLKRADGGNQKFIPINALKKIEIILPPLKTQQKIVSILEKAEETRKLRAQADELTQKLLQSVFLEIFGDPVTNPMGWNTEKLEKLCVKIYGGGTPSKSKPEYYEGDIPWVTPKDMKQDFIQDSIDHISEKAIEESSTKLIPPYSLLMVIRSGILKHTLPIAINNCKVTMNQDMKGFVFDDKLTNSFFMLYYFKIYQRDLLNRVRSVTADNLEFSQIKDIDVILPPIKQQQRFTTIVEQLDRTRSNQQQSSLEINSLFDALMQKAFTGKLVS
- a CDS encoding tetratricopeptide repeat protein, with protein sequence MSRRLVDLTVRELMNASTLFEKEKYEKALEKLNKAEKLAEKAKSSDLMCRVLLHKGEVMDSMDYPEEALELYEKALDISSRLFLNEPQDSSYQKCLYNSIGLIGTNLEDRDSFSAAEKSYGRTNKLFDGITDEYNKLIAEQPENSEYLLNYLKTLKNIGAYFLIIGQPEKQIPLTNSTLETFRKILILQPENPNILEQLDLFVRKLGEEFLENELFEDAKKLYDQLQEIYRSLLEKYPDNEIVIHYFIFSYGYLGDLQSIQGYPEKMEETYLQALSIVEDNLRKNPEDAAFLVNRGKIYEEIGLNYSESGDPEKANSFYEKALANFEGMTGKYPDDQDYQFKLTETFGNLGKLFAKIKRIEKAKQCYMYKIKIYESLFENGPEDEDLKMEIIDTFTQIGNLYAEAGDRDQAKEYYEKAIEGYEMLLSENPESTDFEIGISDVLTALGDMYAKVEHEDVESEDETEDAEFEIAREYYEKALKLNEKEFGRYPDDSTCQDELVRTLGKIGDSFAAQERYIDAVPYYRRIIEIKEQAVRDNPVEWIYIMTLTNSLYQLGYLYGQIGEIELEKQQYSKAEELFSRLLHDEKISLPVKQILAFDVQGRGIDLLNSRKYDSAKGALDLALEFFENEYEKNPKEPENYPFICEALHQSGRLQQSLENFEEAAKIFDSLLPAVEKLLESNPENPENAEYREKAGINYTDAGEVYYLIEEYEKSKQSFKRALDINEVLLDEEPDNPIYKINQAETFGKYAKLLSKLGRNEEADDYSTKSKEIYRKLAEEDCGEKDTDE
- a CDS encoding exodeoxyribonuclease III, with the protein product MPEHYNLISWNVNGLRAAVKKGFLDLLLEHRFDIVCVQETKVSQDKLPREVKNIQGYYNYFVSAEQNGYSGVGTFSKNKPIKLEKGMGIEVFDREGRFLRTDYEDFVLLNIYFPNGKASQERLGYKMAFYDAFLDYANALKSEGKKLVICGDVNTAHKEIDLARPKQNEMISGFLPEERAWMDKFLAAGYLDSFRMFNPEGGNYSWWSMRTGARSRNVGWRLDYVFVSENLRENVKSASIYPEIMGSDHCPVGLELEF